AATCAAAGAGAGGTGCCAATCAGAGGTGCGACTCGTCTTTCCCTCCCAGAATCCCTTGAGCGCTCGGCGCCAGGGGTGGGAAACCCGCGTGGGTCCTGCAGATGCCGCTCTCTTCCCTGTCAATCACGACCGGGTCCCAGGTGCTGCGGGTTCGGCCATCGGCGTCCATCgagggtttggtggctgctccCAAAGGCGTCACTTCCGGGCCCTGACTCTGCCCCTGCCCTCGCATGGCGCTAACCTGTCCCAGTGACGATGACGCCGCGCTCTCCACAGCCCTTCCCTCGAAGCTCCGCTcttgccctcctcccccaacccttccccccaTCACGGAGGCCGAGGGTGGGCGGCGGCTGCGGTGCAGAAAGCGATGGTCACGTGACGCACGGAACTGAGGGGCGCCTCGCCTGCACACCCAGGGCTGGGAACTAAAACAAGGAAGCGGAAGTATAATCATGTGTGAACCTTGAAGCGGAAGTACAATCGCGCGTGTTCCAGGAAGCGGAAGTGGAACCGCGTAGCGGGTCAGGTTTCTGGCAGAAGTTGTAGGAGCAGCTCCTGCGCCCCCCTGACCTGTGAGGAAAAGGAAATCACGTGAGGGATTCTGACATAAGAACCTCAGGGCGGGGCAAATGACGGACAGACACGCCTACTGTGGAATGATTGACAAGCACGGCTGAAATGATTGACAAGCACATGAGTGACAAACATGGCTGAAATGATTGACAAGCACATGACTGATCAACAAGCACGGCTGAAAAGATTAACAGGGACGTCTACCACTGAATGACGCCGGATCTGCCAGAGGCGGGACTTGTTGTCCATGTACCGCCCCTCGGGGTAGAGCTGCCACATGAGAGGCAGCGGTGAGGTCAGGAGGTCACGGGGCTTCGAAGCGTCACCCAGAGGAACTGGAACTCGCCGGACCCGAGCCTTTAGGGTGGCTGTGTCCTGAggggaattaaaattaaaattaaattaaaagcattaaaatatctttaaaaaactaaaaaattaaaatattaaaattagacTGAACCAAGATGGCGGCCTCACCTCTTCTGCAGCAGCGACCCACGTGCGCTGGTGCTCGTCGCGGTAGACACCCTCACAGTGGACCCAGAGTCGGGTGGGCGGGGCCCCCGTGTCCTCTCGGGCCATCCCGGGCTGGGGGTTCGAGTCCGGGCCCTGCTCTCCTGCACCCGAGCCTGCAGCATCCGCGCGCGCGGGACACGGGGGTGACTGGGAGACGTCGGGTTGAACTCCCTATTGAGCCACACGACCCGGGACGGGCGACCGCGCGGCGGAACCAAGCCTCACGCGCATCGATCGCGTGACCTGGGCGCATCACGTGACAGCTTACGGAGTCGGGAAACGAaactggggtgggagagggggcagaCAGCGCGGGGTGCTCTGCTGTCCATGGccgaccactgagctacactccctcTGCTACCCCGGATATTCCGAATTACGGTGACCCCTAGACGCTGTGACCCCTAGAGGCTGTGACCCGCGTTGGGTGCACCGTCGTCGTCTCTGCGCACGTGATCCTCACACCCGTCCTACATGTATGTGAGCAGAACACGTTTTCTGGCGCACGGTGTTTGTTCACGCATGTCAGGATTTTCCAGCCTGAGGAACATCGTCAGCTCAGGATAAAGTTAGTCACAACATACAgtgctatacatatatacacacatacatacatacacatacacacacacataaacacacacatacacgtatacatacacatacatatacatacaggcatacatacatacacacatatacacatacatacatacacatgcatacacacatacatgtatacagacatacacacatgcacacacatacacatacatacacacatacatgcacacacatacatacatccacacatatttacacacacatacacacatatacatatacacacacatacagacacatacacatgcacacatacacacacatacatacacacatgcacacccacacatatacacacatacatactcacatatatacatacaaatatacatatacacatatatacatacataggcacatacgcacacatacatacacagacatacatacacacatacatatatacaaacatacatatacatacacacacacttctcctaTTCTTAACATACGTTCACACACATTGACCCACTTGAAGCTCTGTTACCATtaggctccttccttcctccccttccctctctgagGTGTAAAACGGGAAACACGCGGATCGCACTGACACGCATTAAACACTCCCCACATGTCTAACATATGTTCACATACATTGACCCACGTGATCTTCCCACCTAAAGGGGACGCATGCGCGGCACGTGTAAGTCAGGtgagcacatacatatatacagacacacacacattcatacacacatacacatacacacgtcaGGGCCACAGGCCGGTTTCGTTTaccatatatgtaaattatatgtaAATTAGCAGTCTTTAGCCCATGACTATGCAGTCTATACACACTGCATATGCAAAGTCTTAGTACATATAGCGAGCGCATCAGGACCTCGCCATACACGTTAATATTAATCTATACGTAAACGCTTTAGCCCGTCATGAGCTCTCCATAAAGACGCGCCCTAACCATTAGGCCCTCGTGTCCCGGGTGACCTCGTAAATCCTAAGGAAGGTTTGTGTGTTTATCCCTCAGTTCATCGGCGTGTGTAAAAGTAAAACTAGTTTTATATACGCTATATTTACCATAAGGTCAGCTTTATATACGCTATATTTACCATAAGGTCAGTTTTATATACGCTATGTTTACCATGAGGTCAGTTTTATATACGTTATCTTTTAACATGAGGTCGGTTTTATATACGTTATTTTTAACATGAGGTCGGTTTTATATACGTTATCTTTAACACGAGGTCAGTTTTATATACGTTATCCTTAACGTAAGGTCAGTTTTATATACGTTATCTTTAACATAAGGTCAGTTTTATATACGTTATATTTTAAAGTCTTCCCACGCGAACGGATAGATGTCCAAAGCCTTCTGCACGGCGCAGCGGCCGCGGTCGCTGTTTCCGCCGGGGTTACTCACAGGAAGACGACGTTTCCGGAAGTGATTCCTCCGCCTCCGGCGCAGCGCGGCTAAAACTTCCGGGTCGCGCGACCGCCGCCGCCCCCCGCCCCACACCGGACACTCAAGCAACGAGTGCGCAGGGATCCCGGGACGAACCGCGGAGTAAAACCGGACGCGGGGGCCGTAGGCCGGAAGCCGGAAGTGCCCCGAGGTCCGTGACGTAGAAAGGAAACCGATCCCGAACCGTTTCCGGGCTGACGTTTAAAACGGTGCCCCTTTCTCTCGGCGACGTCGCCTCCGACGGCGTGATGCACATACGCCGCGCCGGCGAGGTTGCTGTCCGTGACGCAATACTCCGCACCGAGTTCTCACGAGCGAGAGGGCCGGCGGGCGCGCGAAACGGACGTCAGCACGGGGAAGATATCTGCCCTGACTCCCCGGATCCAATCATAGCCCACGTTCGCCACGGCGGAGCGACGCCGCCCAGCCAGCCAGCCGCCCGCCCTACCCGCCGCCCTccgcttcctcctcccctccctcctctcggCTTTGCTACCGGGACCAACCCCGGAGTCTCCCAGGTGACGACACGCGGGCCCCGCCCCTACGCTCAGGCCCCTTCCCCAAGACCCAGATCCCGCCCCTAATCCCAGGCTCCGCCCCAACCCAGGCCCTACATCTAATCTCAGGCCCCTCCCCTAACCTCAGGCCACGCCCCTAGCCAGGCTCTACCCGTATCCCCCGCTCCGATTCCAAGCTCCAGACTCCCCCCACTAAGGCCCAGGCTCCACCCTAACCCAGGCTCCACCTCTAACCTCAGGCCCCTCCCCTAATCCCAGGCCCCACCAAGAAGACCAGGGCTCGCCCCTAAccccaggccccacccctaaccccaggCCACGCCCTAACCCCAGGCCTCACCTCTAACCCCAGACCCCTCCCCTAACCTCAGGCCACGCCCCAGGCGGAAGTGAGAGGGGAGAAGATGGCGCGGGTGGTGCAGGCTGTCTATTCCGTCCATCTTGAGTCGGGCGCCTTCCTGGTTTGTCTGAACCACGCCCTGAGCACCGAGCAGGATGAGGTGAGGCTGGCGGCCATGGTGGGTGGTGTCCTTCTGGGCGGCCATGGTGGGTGGGGTCCTTCTGGGCGGCCATGGTGGGTGGGGTTCTTCCGGTCGGGATGGGGCTCTAACCCTCTGACCCGTGCTGACCCCCTCTGACCCCCTCTGACCTCCTCTGACTCCTGCTTTTCCCTCTGACCCCCTCTGACCCCCTCTGACCGGTGGATACACACCCTGCTGTGAGGGATTAAGACACACACTGTGCTTAtcaggggctggagggacagctcagtggttagagcgccaGCTCCGCTTCCTGAATGTATGGCCGGGTGTCCATGTGACCCCACGTTCCAGTGACTCAGTGAGGGCGACGCTGACGTTGTCTTCTCTTCCCCGCTGCGACTGAGCGACATCAGGTGAGGTTTGTTTACAGCGCTGCATAACCTATATGTATTTATGACCTCTGGACTTGCGACCTCAGTGTGCACGTATAGAGGTCGCTCACAGTCATGTGACTTCCACCCCATTCCTATAGATCCCCATCCTGTAGATCCGTTATTCTATAGATCCCCCATCCTGTAGATTCCCCCATCCTATTGATCCCCCATCCTGTAGATTCCCCCCATCCTGTAGATCCTCCCATCCTATAGATCCCCCATCCTATAGATCCCCATCCTATAGATCCCCCATCCTATAGATCCCCCATCCTATAGATCTCCCCATCCTATAGATCCCCCCATCCTGTAGATCCCCCCATCCTATAGATCCACTGTCCTATAGATCCATTTTAACCTCATATCACAGCACGGTTTACTTAcctacacatataaatacacacacacatacatacacatgtacatacatacatatatacatacttttcCCTTCACGCGGATACCATCATTTCTATACATTTCCCTTTGGAAGTCACCGTCTCTATACGTTCCCTTTAGGTGGATGCGCTCAGGGGTGTCCACGTCCGCACCAACTGCGTCGAGATCTCTGTGGACGGAGACATTGCCCATCATGCGTGACACGCTCCGCACGTGTCGGGCCACACCCATGGCGTCACCGTGTCCATAGTGTAATGATGACTGTAATATGATGACAGTTCATATCACTATAGATGTATAGATGTGTGATGACGACTGTTATATATGATGACAGTTCATTCACTATACATGTATAGATAGTGTGATGACGACTGTGATATATGATAATAGTTCTTTTCCTACACAGGTTTTGCTTTTCCATGAGGACGAGAATTCTCCCCTATAGGTCGCACTTTGATGGCTATACTTACCCATATAGGACAGTGGAGCCGGACCCCCAGCTCACAGCACATATGGAAATTAGCTACCAACGAGCCCGGGGCGTAAACATGCAAGACGAGGGCGCAAACGCTTGGGAGAAGAGTGGGTCCTTGTGATGTTGGCGAATCAGAACGCAATGCACCGGAAATGggtgaagaaattagaaaattaatttttaatttaaaaaaattaaaagataaaaaaaaatacgatcttaaataaataaattgattgcttaattaaaaaatagaagaaataagtgaaaaaatatataaaataagaaacgTAAGACATAAACATAAAGAATAATCAATCTGCGAAGCCCTTGACCTCCCCAACTCGCAGGTGACCCCAGGGAACGCTGGGTACTGTAAGGATGACACGTGACCCGCGCCCTTCCCCTCATAGCTACGAGATCCCCACCCACGCGATgcgaagatctctctctctctctctctctctcctctctctctctccctccctccctccccctctctgtatcTGCATCCTGAGATATATATCCTCTCTATATAtcctctatatctatatatcctcTCTATATCTATACCCTTTCTATATCTATGTCCTCTCTATATCTACAagatctctatatctatatcctctctctctatatatatatgtcttctcTATATCTATACCCTTTCTATATCTATGTCATCTCTATATCTATACCCTCTCTATATAGTCTCTATATCCTCTATATCTATATCCTCTCTataccatttatctatctatctatctatctatctatctatctatctattatattaGTACATGGTTGCTCTCTCtccagacacacgagaagagggcatcaagatggttgtcagccaccatgtggtttctgagatttgaactctggaatagcagtcagttctcttaacggctgagccatctctccagcctatattttttttaaaatattaaatgtgtgtgtgtgtgtgtggaaggaagTAATATGAAAGGAGGTCAGCCAGTTGgcatctttttccatttcttttgaaaataagacCTGTCACTTGCGTGGTTTTGGGAGTTGCTTATCCTTTcaatttgtgtgtgcatggtcaTAGTagtggaggagggtggagggagggaggggagagagagagagagagagagagagagagagagagagagagagagaaaggaggtcaaCCAGTTGgcctttctttttccagttttaaatAAGCCTTGTTAGTTGAGTGATTTGAGGAGttgcttttctttccaatttgtgtgtgggggggcagcaATTGATCGAGTATCTGATTCCCCTTTCTCTCAACAGAATCAATGATTATTACAGTAAGATGGCTCGATTTAATTTGTAATTTCTTAATCTAGACAAAGATTGATCAGTAAATCTTGTCTCTCCATGAAGGTgggaataaaataatatttggcTAGGTCtatattccttcatttttatttctctttgtttcttgtcctttctttaaaataaagaggTCAACAAATCGGCGTGCCCCCCCCCACCATGTTGTGGGGATCCATTAtgggcctgtctgtctgtctgtctgtctgtctgtctgtctgtctgtctgtcagattCATTCGTGTTTATTTAAACGTCCTCCAGTGATGGTTGTGCAGTGAAAGAaatgcatgcacgtgtgcgcacacacacacacacacacacacatatacacaccacaccagTGGGGGAGGCaatcatggaggaggaggagaagtaggaggaggaggaggaggtaagcATTGATTGGGT
The window above is part of the Rattus rattus isolate New Zealand chromosome 15, Rrattus_CSIRO_v1, whole genome shotgun sequence genome. Proteins encoded here:
- the Mtcp1 gene encoding protein p13 MTCP-1, encoding MAREDTGAPPTRLWVHCEGVYRDEHQRTWVAAAEEDTATLKARVRRVPVPLGDASKPRDLLTSPLPLMWQLYPEGRYMDNKSRLWQIRRHSVVRGAQELLLQLLPET